A genomic region of Desulfosarcina ovata subsp. ovata contains the following coding sequences:
- a CDS encoding type II toxin-antitoxin system RelE/ParE family toxin — translation MIEIRKTETFAKWLDGLNDIRARARILVRIERLAAGNPGDVKPVGEGVSELRIDYGPGYRVYYKKRGSKLIILLAGGDKRTQSKDIKFALRLAQNL, via the coding sequence ATGATCGAAATCCGTAAGACTGAGACTTTTGCCAAGTGGCTTGACGGTTTGAACGATATCCGTGCACGTGCTCGTATTTTGGTAAGGATCGAACGGTTGGCAGCAGGTAATCCTGGTGATGTTAAACCTGTCGGCGAAGGAGTTTCAGAGTTACGTATCGACTACGGCCCAGGTTACCGCGTTTATTACAAAAAGCGAGGCAGCAAATTGATCATTCTATTGGCTGGTGGCGATAAGCGCACTCAATCCAAGGACATAAAATTCGCATTGCGCCTTGCTCAGAATCTATAG
- a CDS encoding potassium channel family protein — protein MLTGNEYWVDETLYKEIGRLKTDLSVSMTLVENESYAKLKNVCSWYSEYQLVEFLYFSAITITTLGFGDIIPNNRYVRTLVMVEALAGIILIGAFLSTFAKNK, from the coding sequence TTGCTTACTGGAAACGAGTATTGGGTTGATGAAACATTGTATAAAGAGATTGGACGCTTAAAAACAGATTTGAGTGTTTCTATGACACTTGTAGAAAATGAAAGCTATGCTAAATTGAAAAATGTTTGTTCTTGGTATAGCGAATATCAGCTTGTTGAATTTCTTTATTTTAGTGCGATAACTATTACAACTCTTGGCTTTGGTGATATTATACCTAACAATAGATATGTAAGGACTTTAGTCATGGTTGAAGCTTTAGCGGGAATTATTCTAATTGGTGCATTTTTATCAACATTTGCTAAAAATAAATAA
- a CDS encoding addiction module antidote protein: MSKIITTRYDVAEHLRTPEEMAAYLEACFEEASGDAAFIAKALGDIARAKGMSQVARDAGLSRESLYKALSGERRPTFDTILKVIGALGLKLHAEAIHTNINTGQPVT, from the coding sequence ATGTCTAAAATCATCACAACACGCTACGATGTCGCTGAGCATCTTCGGACGCCGGAGGAAATGGCAGCCTATCTTGAAGCTTGTTTCGAGGAGGCATCAGGTGATGCTGCTTTCATTGCCAAAGCCCTGGGTGATATCGCACGCGCAAAAGGCATGTCGCAGGTGGCTCGTGATGCCGGACTTTCCAGAGAAAGTCTTTATAAAGCCCTGTCAGGAGAACGAAGGCCAACCTTCGATACAATTCTTAAGGTGATCGGAGCACTTGGCCTAAAATTGCATGCGGAAGCGATTCATACAAATATCAATACGGGCCAACCTGTCACTTAA